Proteins from a single region of Cydia amplana chromosome 17, ilCydAmpl1.1, whole genome shotgun sequence:
- the LOC134655717 gene encoding protein arginine N-methyltransferase 1 encodes MESMDVAQEGTSAASTPVVENGPDKNVTAEEMTSRDYYFDSYAHFGIHEEMLKDEVRTLTYRNAMYHNKHLFKGKVVLDIGCGTGILSMFAAKAGAAKVIAVECSNIVDYARKIVEANRLDDVIEIIKGKVEEIELPVEKVDIIISEWMGYCLFYESMLDTVLFARDKWLQPDGMLFPDRCTLFICGIEDRQYKDEKINWWDDVYGFDMSSIRKVAISEPLVDVVDAKQVVTNSCLLKEIDLYTVKKEDLNFESKFHLQVRRNDFIQALVTFFNVEFTKSHKRLGFSTAPEAPYTHWKQTVFYFDEYMTVKKQEEITGTFSMRQNARNNRDLDFEIEIDFKGELCQVQEKNHYRMR; translated from the exons ATGGAAAGCATGGATGTCGCTCAAGAAGGTACCTCGGCAGCGTCTACGCCCGTCGTGGAAAACG GGCCCGACAAGAATGTTACGGCGGAGGAAATGACTTCAAGAGACTACTATTTCGACTCGTATGCCCATTTCGGTATTCACGAGGAGATGTTAAAGGACGAAGTTCGCACACTCACGTATAGGAATGCTATGTACCACAATAAACACTTATTTAAGGGAAAA GTAGTGTTAGACATAGGCTGCGGCACGGGCATCCTCTCGATGTTCGCTGCCAAGgctggagcggccaaggtgatcGCGGTGGAGTGCTCCAACATCGTGGACTACGCGCGCAAGATCGTCGAGGCCAATCGGCTCGATGACGTCATCGAGATCATCAAGGGCAAG GTAGAGGAGATTGAGCTGCCCGTTGAGAAAGTGGACATCATCATCTCGGAGTGGATGGGCTACTGCCTGTTCTACGAGAGCATGTTGGACACGGTGCTGTTTGCTCGTGACAAGTGGCTGCAGCCTGATGGCATGCTCTTCCCGGACAG GTGCACCCTATTCATCTGCGGCATCGAGGACCGGCAGTACAAGGACGAGAAAATCAACTGGTGGGACGATGTGTACGGTTTCGACATGTCGTCCATCCGCAAGGTGGCCATCTCGGAGCCGCTGGTCGACGTGGTTGATGCCAAACAG GTAGTCACGAATTCGTGTCTGCTGAAAGAAATAGATCTTTACACGGTCAAGAAAGAAGATCTCAACTTCGAATCTAAATTCCATCtgcaa GTCCGCCGCAACGACTTTATCCAGGCGCTGGTGACGTTCTTCAACGTGGAGTTCACGAAGTCGCACAAGCGGCTCGGGTTCAGCACGGCGCCCGAGGCGCCCTACACTCACTGGAAGCAGACCGTCTTCTACTTCGATGAGTATATGACT GTAAAGAAGCAGGAAGAGATAACGGGCACGTTCTCGATGCGGCAGAACGCGCGCAACAACCGGGACCTCGACTTCGAGATCGAGATCGACTTCAAGGGCGAGCTGTGCCAGGTGCAGGAGAAAAACCACTACAGGATGCGCTGA